The Sulfobacillus thermosulfidooxidans genome segment GACCACCAATGCCGTTAAGGTGGCTCCCATAAGTCCCATGCCGACTAAAATAATGACCGCGCGTTTGGAAAATTGGGCCCGATTTCTCCAGGTTTTTACGGCGAGCGAGAGCATCGCGATGGTAAAACTTAAATAGACACCAATGGCATAGAGCGGAATCAAATTGGTGGTATTTCCCCCAAATCCCACGATTAATCCGATAGCCACGAGCGCTAAAATGATCACGCCATTTTGATAAACTAGACGATCCCCGCGACTCAAAAACATTCGGGGCATCCATTGATCGCGCGCCATAATGCTCGACAACTGCGGAAATCCCGCAAAACTGGTATTGGCAGCGATAGCCAAAATGGCCATGGTCACAAACGATAGCCCGTAGAAAAAGATGCCGCGGCCGAAAATATCGGCGGCCAATTGCTGCAATACGGTGGTATTGGCGGAAGGAATAATATGATAGCGGTAAGAAATAATCGACGTGCCCAAGAACATACTGCCAAGAAACAATCCCAGCAATAACAATGTGGTACGAGCCCTTGTTGGTGCCGGTTCTTGGAATATCGGGACACCATTGGATATCGCTTCTATTCCAGTTAAGGCTGAAGACCCTGAACTAAAGGCTCGCAACACAACAAATAAACCGACCGCACCCAGTGGCGGCGTGATATAACTATGCCACGATGGGGATTGCGGCAAGGGCTTAAACAATCCAACCACAGCCATCAACAAAATCATAAAAATAAATAAATAGGTCGGCAAGGCAAAGGCTCGTGCCGATTCCCTAAGACCGCGGAGATTCAAAATGGCTAAAACAATCACAATCGCTACGGAAAGTCCCACGGTCCATGGGGTCAGAACTGGAAACGCCGCAACGACGGCCGCCACTCCCGCTGTGACGCTCACCGCCACCGTAAGAGTATAATCAATAAGGAGTGCTGCTCCCGCGATTAAACTGGCATCGGCTCCTAATGTATCCCGCCCAATGACATAGGCTCCTCCGCCGCCTGGATAGGACCGAATAATTTGCCGGTAACTAATCACCAAAAATGTGAGTAAAATCACGATGACGGCCGATATGGGCAAGACATACCATAAAGCCGTAACCCCTGCGCGTTGCAATTCAATCAAAATTTCCTGCGTGCCGTAAGCGACCGACGATAAAGCGTCTGGCGCTAAAACCGATAATCCCTCAATCACGCCCACGCGTACCGCTTGCTCTTCACGGTCTTTGAGGGGTCGCCCAATGAGAGCGTGCCAAATGTTCAATGAGTCACCACCAGCTTACCGCCAGAGTGCTAAGACGAACTCAGGATCAATGGCGGCTTGTCTTAACCACACATAATATTCTGTAGAGGTCATTTTTCCCTCTAAGTGTAGCGTAGTTAGCCGATGAATTAAATCTATTAGCTCAGGTTGGTGTGTCATAATCGTTTCCCCTTTGTCTTACGCGACGTATCCCCTACCGAAATCCAAGTCAAGAGAAACCATAGTGGCGCACTATATAAATTCGCGCCCATAGCCGGTAGCAAGCCTAAATCTTGGCCAAAAATCCAACACCACAATAACAAGAGCGAAGAAATCACGAGAATAGACCAGTAGGACCAATTTTTCCACGTGATAATGGCTAGTATGCTCAGGAACATAATCAATAAGATATTGATTACCACTGGGTTATTTTGAGCTATGGATATGAAGCCGTCGACAAAATGTGCCATGGGAGAATAGGGGGATCGCCCAAAAATTATCGTAATATGCGATGTCCAGAACCTGGGCCGTAATTGCGCTACAGCTGCCAGACCATACAAGATGGCCATAGCGTGACGAATATAAAAGACAACATGGTTTCGTTCCCAATAATCATTGGGCACCAATAATAAGGCGCCCACAATAGCTGCCAACAAAC includes the following:
- a CDS encoding APC family permease, translated to MNIWHALIGRPLKDREEQAVRVGVIEGLSVLAPDALSSVAYGTQEILIELQRAGVTALWYVLPISAVIVILLTFLVISYRQIIRSYPGGGGAYVIGRDTLGADASLIAGAALLIDYTLTVAVSVTAGVAAVVAAFPVLTPWTVGLSVAIVIVLAILNLRGLRESARAFALPTYLFIFMILLMAVVGLFKPLPQSPSWHSYITPPLGAVGLFVVLRAFSSGSSALTGIEAISNGVPIFQEPAPTRARTTLLLLGLFLGSMFLGTSIISYRYHIIPSANTTVLQQLAADIFGRGIFFYGLSFVTMAILAIAANTSFAGFPQLSSIMARDQWMPRMFLSRGDRLVYQNGVIILALVAIGLIVGFGGNTTNLIPLYAIGVYLSFTIAMLSLAVKTWRNRAQFSKRAVIILVGMGLMGATLTALVVIVSLVTKFTQGAWIVALALPLLIMGMRKIRRHYRAVADELRVTDYSLKPVPAKIVAVVPVNSINRLSIKSLSVALGLAEEVVALHVVRSQEPPHQFEERWEKWNPDPRIKLAVVPTQYRSVVRPVVRYVDLLSHQNPENHVVIILPELIVRYVWEHFLHNQLALTLETVFIFRKNVTVMIMPYKLQGY